The Pseudostreptobacillus hongkongensis genome segment TGGGTATAAAAGTAATGAGAGAATTATTACCAGGTAAACCAAATGTTACAGTATTTGATACAGCTTTCCACCAAAGTATGGAAAAAGCAGTATACACATACCCTTTACCTTTAGAAGATTATAAAGAATTAAAAGTTAGAAAATATGGATTCCACGGAACAAGTCACAAATATGTTTCAGGAGTTGTTGCTAAATTATTAGGTAAAGAAGATAGCAAAATAATAGTTTGTCATTTAGGTAACGGTGCTTCTATATCAGCTGTAAAAAATGGTAAAGTTGTAGATACTTCTATGGGACTTACACCTCTTGCTGGTATAATGATGGGTACTCGTTGTGGAGATATAGATCCAGCAGCTGTTTTATACATTATGGATAAAAGAGGATTAACTCCTAAAGAAATAGACACTAGAATGAATAAAAAATCAGGATTTTTAGGAGTGTTTGGTAAAAGTTCAGACTTTAGAGATATACAAAATGGTATAAAAGAAGGAGATGAAAGAGCTAAGCTTGCATATGATATGTTCTGTTACAGAATAAGATCTTATATAGGTTCATATATAGTTGCTATGGGTGGAGTAGATGCTATAGCATTTACTGGAGGAATAGGAGAAAATGCTGGACTTGCTCGTGAAGGTATATGTAAAGGATTAGAATTCTTAGGTATAGAACTTGACTATGAAAAAAATATGGAAAGAATACCAGGAGATGTAGAATATTCTAAACCAGATTCAAAAGTTAAAGTATTTAAAATAGAAACAGCAGAAGAATTAATGATAGCTATGGATACATATAGATTAAGTAAATAATTTTTGGCAAAAATATACTCCGGTATATTTTTTGTCTATAAAGGAGGAAATTATTGGACAAAATCATAGAAGTGAACAAAATTAAAAAAGTTTATGGTTCAAAAATAGCGGTTAATGATATAAGTTTTTATGTTGGAAAAGGTCAAATATTTGCCTTTTTAGGAACTAATGGTGCTGGGAAAACTACAACTATAGAAATGATATGTACTTTTTTGAAAAGTGATTCAGGGAATATAATAGTAGATGGTAAAACTGTTGGAAAAGATGATACTGAAATAAAAAAAGTTATAGGTATAGTTTTTCAAAATAGTTTACTTGATGATACTTTGAGTGTTGAAGAAAACCTTATTATTCGTGGAAGTCTTTATGGTTTTGATAAATTAGAATTAGATAAAAGGATAAAAGAAGTTTCTGAAATGACCCATATATCAGATTTTTTAGATCAATATTATGGGACTTTATCAGGAGGTCAAAAAAGAAGAGTTGATATTGCAAGAGCTTTAATTACTAAACCTAAAATATTGTTTTTAGATGAGCCAACTACGGGTCTTGATCCACAAAGTAGAAAAAGCATTTGGGAAACTATAATTAGAATACAAAAAGAAAATAATATGGCTGTATTTCTAACAACACATTATATGGAAGAAGCTCTTAATGCAGATTATATTGTTATACTTAATAAAGGGAATATAATTGCTACGGGGACACCTAGTTATTTAAGAGAATCTTTTTCTACAAATAAGTTGATATTAGATATAGAGAAAGTAGAAAAATTGAAAGATATAATTAAAAATTATGATTATACAATAGAAAATAATAAGGCTATAATAAAAATAAAAAATACTCTTGATAGTATAGAGATATTAAAAAAGGTAGAAAATGAAATCACAGGGTTTGAAGTTATAAAAGGAAGTATGGAAGATGCCTTCATATCTTTAACAGGGGAGGAATTAAAATGATTTTTGTTATAGTTAAACGGAATGTCACGATATTTTTTAGAGATAAAATGAATGTATTTTTATCAATGCTTTCAAATTTTATTATGTTGGGAATATATTTGTT includes the following:
- a CDS encoding acetate/propionate family kinase — protein: MKVLVINSGSSSLKFELIDTANNKSLAKGICERIGIANPIFTYKNLLDGYKVEERPEPLENHKIAIDLVLHELTGEHGVLKSIDEVEAIGHRVVHGGEYFNDSVLVDDDVIEKLEEISELAPLHNPANVMGIKVMRELLPGKPNVTVFDTAFHQSMEKAVYTYPLPLEDYKELKVRKYGFHGTSHKYVSGVVAKLLGKEDSKIIVCHLGNGASISAVKNGKVVDTSMGLTPLAGIMMGTRCGDIDPAAVLYIMDKRGLTPKEIDTRMNKKSGFLGVFGKSSDFRDIQNGIKEGDERAKLAYDMFCYRIRSYIGSYIVAMGGVDAIAFTGGIGENAGLAREGICKGLEFLGIELDYEKNMERIPGDVEYSKPDSKVKVFKIETAEELMIAMDTYRLSK
- a CDS encoding ABC transporter ATP-binding protein, which produces MDKIIEVNKIKKVYGSKIAVNDISFYVGKGQIFAFLGTNGAGKTTTIEMICTFLKSDSGNIIVDGKTVGKDDTEIKKVIGIVFQNSLLDDTLSVEENLIIRGSLYGFDKLELDKRIKEVSEMTHISDFLDQYYGTLSGGQKRRVDIARALITKPKILFLDEPTTGLDPQSRKSIWETIIRIQKENNMAVFLTTHYMEEALNADYIVILNKGNIIATGTPSYLRESFSTNKLILDIEKVEKLKDIIKNYDYTIENNKAIIKIKNTLDSIEILKKVENEITGFEVIKGSMEDAFISLTGEELK